Within Roseibium sp. HPY-6, the genomic segment GGGGATCGCCGCCGCAGACGCCGCCGCAAGCGCCGCAGAGGCGGCGCGGACGGTGCTCAGGACGGAAGCGAAAATCGTCAGGTCGCCTCTGAGACCGATGATGCGGACGGTGACGAGCAATCATCGCAAGACGCCCGCGGTGATGATGACGACGCCAACGGTGACGAGCCACGGCGCAAGCGCCGTCGCGGTCGCCGCGGTGGAAGACGTGGCCGGCGGAACGGCGAAGGCACTGATCTCCAGTCTGCCGAAGCGTCGGACGATGGGGCCGGGCCAACCGATGAACCGGCTGCCGATGGTGAAGCTGCGGAATTCTCCGGCGAAATTGAAACTTCGGAAGAAGCAATCGAGATCGTTGCTGCTGAAGACAACACCACCGATACGGACAATGAAGCCGATGCGAACGTTGACCCGGAAGGTGCAGAAAACACCGACGAAAGCGCTGCAGCCGAGGAACAGGTTCTAGGCGCTGAGGCTGAAACGGCGTCTGATACCGGAGATGCTACGGATACCAACGCTGTCGAAATCGGAGAAGCTGAGGTTGTTGAGGAAGTCGCTTCTGCCGATGCAGCAGAAGAGCCGCAGGACATAGTTGTCGAAACGCCGACGTCCGAGCAGCCTGTCCCGAACGAGGCGGCAGAGGAAAAAACCGACGCGACACCGTCTGCGCCAGCAGAGCCGGTCGTGACCAGCGAAACATCAAGTGAAGACGATGAGGATAAACCGAAGCGCGTCGGCTGGTGGCAGCGAGGACGTTCGTTCTTTTGATCCGGATCTAGTCTGATGTGAGAAAGGCGGCATTGAGCCGCCTTTTTTGCTTTGAATGGCCTGCGGTGTCATTTGAGAAAACCGGACAGCCGGACCAGAGCCTCTTTCATCTGATCATGCGCCCCGGCAAACGAAAAACGTAAATACTCATGGCCATGTACCGGGTCGAAATCCACCCCGGGTGTTGCGGCAACCCCTGCTTCATGAAGCATCTTTTTGGCAAAGACCAGGCTGTCGTTGCTATATCGGCTGATGTCGGCGTAGACGTAAAACGCCCCGTCAACGGGGAGAATTTTGTCCAGCCCAACCTCCGGCAGTCCCTTTAAAAGCAGATTTCGGTTTGCGACATAACCAGCCTTGACCTCTTCCAGTTCCTGAACCGCATCCAGGGCGGCAGTTGCCGCGATCTGGGAGATTTCCGGCGCCGAGATGTAAAGGTTTTGCGCAACGCGTTCCGTCGGACGGATCAACTGGTTTGGCAGAACCATCCAGCCAATGCGCCAACCGGTCATGCAATAGTATTTCGAAAAACTGTTTATGATGATCGCGTTGTTTGAAATCTCCAACGCCGACTTCTGTCCCGGCGCGTAGTCGAGGCCGTGATAGATTTCATCTGAAATGAACCTGATATTCTCGTCATCGCAATATTGAACAAGCTTGGTGAGTGCGTCGGCATCCATCATCGTGCCGGTCGGGTTGGCCGGGCTCGCGACCAGAACGCCTTTGACCGGGCCGCTCTCACGAACCTTTTCCAGATGCTCCGGCGTGAGACACCAGCGCGTTTCCGCGTCAACCTCCACTTCAACCGGAACAAGGCCAAGTGCCTTGAGGATGTTACGATAGGCAGGATACCCGGGCGCGGTCAGGACGACCCTGTCGCCCTGATCAAAAGCGGAAAGAAAGGCAAGATTGAAACCTGCAGACGATCCGGTCGTCACCATGATCCTGTCCGGGGAAATCTCGACGCCGTATTGGCGCTGATAGTGCCGGGAAAGGGCTTGACGCAACGGCGCGATGCCGAGCGCTGCGGTATAACCGAGACGTCCATGGTCGAGCACTGCCCGCGCAGCCTCCACAGCAGCTTTCGGTGCGGGTGCAGACGGCTGACCAACTTCCATGTGAACAATTTCGCGGCCTTCTTCTTCAAGCCTGGCGGCTTCTGCGAGGACATCCATCGCAATGAAGGGGGCAACGTTGCTGCGCAAAGACGGTTGAAACGCGTCGTCTGTCATGAATTTTCTGCACTTCCAGCTTGTTTGTGTGTCGGACGTATTGCGGATTTTCCAACTCGTGGCAATCGGTTCTGACCGCAGCGATTTGACACAAGCGGCGTTCGCCGACCAGATCTTTCCGATTTGTCATGTTCGATTTCTTGACCGGAACCAAACACGTCCATAACTTCGCCACACATTCGCATAGGTGTATCTCGACCAGGATACCGGACAGGAGTGTTGACTTGCCAGGTTCCATGCCAGGTTTATCTTTTGTTGATAAGCCATTCATAACGCGCTTTTTTCGCAAGGTGACAGCAACGGCCTGCTCTGCCGCAGTTGCCTTGCCGATCATGGTGGCGCCATCTCATGCGCAGCGTGGAAAAGTGCCGGTTGTGCGGGATGCGGAAACGGAATCCCTCTTGAAGGATTATGCGAAACCGATCTTCAAGGTGGCAGGTATTTCACAGTCCGAGCCTGAAATCATTCTGGTCAACGACAAAAGATTCAACGCTTTCGTGCCCGATTCCAGGCGCATGTTCATCAATATCGGTGTGATCATGGACGCGGAAACGCCGAATGAGGTTATCGGGGTCATCGCGCATGAAACAGGTCACATCGCTGGTCGGCATCTCGTGCGGTTACGTGCAGCAGCTGCGAATGCGCAGATCATCGCGGTCATCGGTGTTCTCTTGGGCGCGGGCGCTGCAGCCGCCGGTGCCGCATCCGGTTCCGGACAAGCAGCTTCGGGCGGCGCTGCAGCTGCTCTGAGCGCGCCATCGGTCGGCAAAAGATCCCTGCTCGCCTATCAGCGCGGCGAAGAAGCAGCAGCGGACCGCGCAGCGCTCAGATATCTCAATGCGACCGGCCAAAGCGCACGCGGCATGTTGAAAACTTTTCAGCGCATGTCGGAACAACAGTTGTTTTCGAGCCGGTTCGCCGACCCATATGCGCAAAGCCACCCGATGGCCCAGGAGCGCTACACCGGTCTCTTGAATGAAGCGCAGAAATCAAAATACTTCAATCAGCCCGACGACTACGTGCTTCAGTATCGTCACGACCAGGTCCGCGCAAAGCTCTATGCGTTTTCCAGCCATCCCTCGGCGACCTTGCGGGCCTACCCTCGCAGCGACAAGAGCCCTGCGGCAAACTACGCAAGAGCGATCGCGGCAATGAAAAGCCGCGGAAAAGGTGCGGTGAAAGAAATCGATGCCCTCATTAGGACGCAACCGAATAATCCTTATTACTACGAACTGAAGGGCCAGGCTTTACTGGAAGGCGGCGATCCCACGAGCGCGATTGCGCCATTCCGTAAAGCCCTGTCGTTTAAACCCAACGAGCCGCAGTTTCTCGTGTGGCTCGGTTATGCGCTCGTTGGCGCTAACAACCCGGCCTATTACGCAGAAGCCGAACGCGTCCTGAAGCGCGCTATTCAACGGGATGCTAATTCAGGTGTCGCATACAGCCAGCTTGCCATTGCGCACGGCCGTCAGGGAGAACGCGCAGAGGCCGATCTGGCGACGGCCAAGGGCCTTATGGTCCGCGGTGACTTTGATGCGGCAAAGCGTTACGCGGCCCGTGCTCAAAAAAGTTTGAAGCGCGGATCGCCAGCATGGGTTCAAGCAGACGACATTGTAGCGTACAAACCACCTGATCTGCCGAATCGACGATGATGCCGGCAAACATGCGTGGTGACGGACACGGAAACTTGTGTCGTCCAAGGAGTTTTCAATGATGCACCTTTTCACAGTTTCAAAACGCGTGTGTTTCGCAGCATTCGTTTTGCTTGTGTCGTCGATGCCCGGCATCGTCGCGGCGCAAGACCTGGATCGCGGCGAGATTGAGAAAATCGTGCGTGAATATCTCCTCGAAAATCCTGAGATCATCGCTGAGGCTTTGAATGAGCTTCAACGCCGTGAACAGGAAGCAGAAGAGGCTGCACGGCTTCAGGCCTTGAATGACAGCGCGGATATTCTCTTCAACTCCACACGCCAGGTTGTCCTCGGCAACCCGGAGGGGTCCGTTACCCTTGTTGAATTCTTCGACTACAATTGCGGCTTCTGTAAACGCGCTTATGGGGACATGGTGCGTCTTGTCGAGGAAGACCCTGACCTCAGAATCGTTTTGAAAGAATTCCCCGTTCTCGGACAGGCGTCCGTTGAAGCCGCCCAGGTTGCTGTGGCGGTAAACTCGGTCGCCCCGGAAAAATACGGCGAATTTCACGAAGCCCTCATTTTGAGCCGCGGTCAGGCGAACCTTTCCAGCGCAATCGCGGCTGCAACGAGTGTTGGCGTATCCGAAGCCGACCTGCAGGTTGCCATGGCAACGGATGAAGCCGGTCAGACAATCGAAGAGGTCTATACCCTTGCCAACCGCCTCGGCCTGACCGGAACGCCCTCCTACGTGGTCGGCAACGAAGTGGTCATGGGTGCAGTCGGATATGAGGAGCTTCGCGTTAAGCTGGACGCCATGAAGGATTGCGGTCAGACGACTTGTTGAGTGGTGGCCGCTCTAGCTTGTTGGAAACCGCAGCCGAGTGAAATCTATAAGTATTCAGGGCTTTTCCTGACACAATTGAATCCCTATAAGAAGCATGGCTCGCATTCGGCCGAATGCGGGCCCAAAATCTATAGCCTCCTCATTTTGGTGGCAAAAATGTGCGGACGGAACCGGCCCTTCGTTAGATTTGTCTTTGTGCATGTCTGAAACACCCGGGAATCTGCAACATTTTGCGGAAAAAGAGACCGGCAGCCCCCGTGTCTCACGCTTAGTGGACCGAGTACGAGAGCCAAACGATATGATGCGTAATGATAACAAGAAATTCGACACGGCCCTGATCCGGGATCTCGCAGTTTTGCTGGACGAAACAAATCTGTCGGAAATCGAATTGGAACAGGGCGACACGCGCATTCGCGTCGCGCGCCAGATGTCGATCAATGCTCCCGTAAGTGTTGCCACGCCGACTGCGGTAGCAGCGCCCGTTGCGGCGGCCCCCGCTGCCCCCAAAACGGAAACCGTTGCTGAAAGCCCGTCTCAGTCCGGTTCGACCGTTACATCTCCCATGGTCGGAACCGCGTATCTTTCTCCTGAACCAGGGGCCGCCCCATTTATCCAGGTTGGTGACAAAGTGGCCGAAGGGCAGACGATCCTGATCGTTGAGGCGATGAAGACCATGAACAACATCCCGTCCACCAAAACAGGGACCGTCAAGCAGATCCTCGTTGACGACGCCCAGCCGGTGGAATTTGGCGAACCGCTGATCGTTGTCGAATAAGGATCCGGCAGACCATGTTCTCCAAAATTCTCATCGCCAATCGCGGCGAAATCGCCTTGCGCATTCTGCGCGCCTGCAAAGAGCTCGGAATTCCGACTGTCGCGGTTCACTCGACCGCCGATGCCGACGCCATGCACGTGCGCCTCGCAGATGAAAGCGTTTGTATCGGACCGCCGGCAGCTCGCGACAGTTACCTGAACATCCCGCAGCTGCTTGCCGCTTGCGAGATCACAGGCGCGGATGCTGTGCACCCCGGTTACGGTTTTCTTTCCGAAAACGCGCGTTTTGCCGAGATACTCGAAGCGCATAACATTGAATTCATCGGCCCGACCGCGGAGCACATTCGCGTCATGGGCGACAAGATCCAGGCAAAACAAACAGCCAGGGACCTTGGCATTCCTGTCGTTCCCGGTTCGGACGGCGAAGTCACCGCCAGCGACGATGCCCACGCGATCGCGCGCGAAATTGGCTATCCGGTTCTGGTCAAGGCTGCTGCGGGCGGCGGTGGGCGCGGTATGAAGGTTGCCCAAACCGAAAACGATCTGGAGACAGCACTTTCAACGGCCCGCGCGGAAGCGAAGGCCGCCTTTGGTGACGACGCGCTCTATATGGAAAAGTACCTCGGCAAGCCTCGGCATATCGAGATACAGGTGCTCGGAGACGGCAAAGGAAATGCCGTCCATCTTGGCGAACGGGACTGTTCCCTTCAGCGCCGGCACCAGAAGGTCCTTGAGGAAGCCCCTTCCCCAAGCCTGAATGCCGAACAGCGCGACAGGATCGGTGAAATTGTTGCCAGCGCCATGCGGAAACTGAAATACCGCGGCGTCGGCACGGTAGAGTTCCTCTACGAAAACGGCGAGTTTTATTTCATCGAGATGAACACCCGGCTTCAGGTTGAACACCCTGTAACCGAGATGATCACCGGGATTGATCTGGTCAACGAACAGATCCGGATCGCCGCCGGCGGTGATCTTGATATGACCCAGGATGACATCAAATTCGATGGCCACGCGATCGAATGCCGCATCAATGCCGAAGATCCGGTCACGTTCGCGCCCTCGCCCGGCACAATCACCTATTACCACCCGCCTGGCGGCCTCGGTGTACGTGTGGATTCAGGCGTTTACCAAGGCTACAAGATCCCGCCTTACTACGACAGTCTGATTGGCAAGCTGATCGTACACGGCCGAAATCGCGTTGAGTGCATGATGCGGCTGCGTCGCTGCCTTGACGAATTTGTCGTTGACGAGATCAAGTCTACTATTCCGCTTTTCCGCGATTTGGTGGACAATCAGGCAATCGCGAACGGTCAGTACGACATTCACTGGCTCGAGAAGTACCTGGCCGACAAGTCGAACTAACCGGGCGCTTGCACAGGGACAGCCCCTTGCAACCGGGAAGCGAGGCCATATGGCTGGTTACAAAGACGACATCGTTATGGAAATTACACCGCAGGTGCTGCTCAAAGCCTACGCCTGCGGCCTTTTTCCAATGGCCGAATCTGCGGATGATCCGGGCTTGTTCTGGCTTGAGCCGGAACAGCGCGGCATCCTGCCTCTGGATTCGTTTCACATGCCGCGCCGCCTGCGTCGGACAATCCGCAACGATGTCTTCGAAATTCGGGTCAGCACGGACTTTCAACGCATTATCGACGGTTGTGCAGAGCCGATGCCCGGACGCCAGAAGACCTGGATCAACCGGGAAATCCGTCGGCTCTATGGTGAACTCTTCGAAATGGGCTACTGCCACACAATCGAGGCATGGCTGGATGGCGATCTGGTCGGCGGACTGTATGGCGTCAGTCTGAACGGTGCCTTTTTCGGCGAAAGCATGTTCACCTTCAAGACGGACGCCTCGAAAGTGTGTCTCGCGCACCTTGTGGCACGGTTGATCGTCGGTGGTTACACGCTCCTGGATACACAATTCGTAACGGATCACCTCAGCCGCTTCGGTACGCTTGAGGTTTCGCAGGCCGACTACAACACACGGCTGTCAGAAGCCCTGCAGCTGGAGACAGACTTTTACGCGCTCTCGCCTCAGGCAAGCGGACAAGAAGTGATGACGGTCCTGGACAGTTGGAAAGCCGGCTGACTGGATTTCCCAGAAAGTCGGTCCGAAAAAGTGCCGGTTGCCGGTTGATGACAAGACTGGCCGGAGCCTTACCGGAACAACATCATCTGCGAGACAAAGAAAAACCCCGCTTGTGCGGGGCCTTTCACAATTCGATAAACTGAAATTCGGTCAGCTTCCTGGCGTCCAGGCTTCGTAGTCGCCAGTGACTTCGGGACGCTTTTCCGGCGTCAGGATCGAACCGTTCGGCCGATACGCATCCGGCGTTCCTGTCCGGTTCGCGTTATGCTTCTGCTGCCAGTGCTTGGGGTGATACGTTTCTTCCGAAGGTGGCGTATCGACGCGGTGGTGCATCCAGCCGTGCCAACCCGGTGGTATGGCGGATGCCTCTGCAAGACCGTTGTAGATCACCCAGCGCTTCTTGCCGCCCCGTTCCTTGTAGTACTTGTTGCCGGCCTCGTCCTCGCCCACGAATTCGCCCTTGCGCCATGTGAAAAAGCGCGTGCCCATCGTCTGGCTGTTCCACCAGGTGAAGAATTCGAGAAGAAACGTTTTCATGGCCCTCAAAAGGTCCCTAGGTAACAAGTGAGGTTGGACCGGCCCGACGAACCAGCTTTCCTGAGTTGGCGGACTATGGCGCCAACAACGGCGTCTGTCCAGTACCGCACTGTCGCAGGACTGAGAAATTGTCTTGTTCGCTCGAATGGGCTTGGCCGAACGGCACTAGTGCAATTTCAGATCTTTCGATTTGACGTATTCGGCATTGCGGATATGGCGGGCCGCTGCGGAATGTTTGGCCTTCGTTCCACCCTTTTTGACGCCGGCGAAGACCGGTTCTTTCACGGGCGGCGGCTCCTCCTTGGGCTTTTTGACGAATTCCTCTTCTACGACTTCTTCGACTTCGGCGCGTTTTTGAATTGCAAGCTTGTGGTGCAAGCGCGCACCGGCCAGGGACTGCATCTTCTCGGCCTGCTCGTCCATGGTCTTTTGAATGCCGTAAATATTGTAGAAGCCCGAATTCTCCAGAACCATCGGTCGGTCGTCTGCCAACAGCCACCGCAGGCGCTTGAAGAGCGTAGACGGCGAAACCGGTTTGACGAGCACGTGATGCGCTCCGGCGCGCAAGGCCTTGTCGACCAGCGGCCTCGTCCCGTGCGCTGTTATGAAGAGAATCGGCACATAGCAAAGCGGCTCCATGTGACGGTGCCGGACGAGGCGAAGAAACTGGTATCCGGACGTTGGCTCCATGCGCCAGTCCGTCAGAATCACATTGGGAGGTTCGGCAAGACTCGCTTCCAGAGCTTCATCGACCGAATCAAAAACCCGAACACGCGCGACTTTGAAGCTCAGAAGAATCGATCGGAGAATCGTTTGCATCGGTTTGCTGTCTTCCACGACAACTGCATCGATATCCTCCATCGATAGGCCAAATGCGGCGTGATGCTTCATAAAATGCGGATCCCTTTCCCTGTAATTCCCGCACTAAATCAAAGCCGGCTTAAACCGCGCTGAAATCGCTCATCGTGATTTTCTTCAAATTTTCATAAAACCGGGATAAGTCTCATCCACAAGGAAGTGCACACAGTGAGCCGGATGCTTTTTGCTGGGAATGCAAGCCCAATTTTCAAAGCTTCCCTCTGGTCTGACGCCACTCCCCACAATCCACACAGGCACACAATATTTTGCGTTTGCCCACAGGCTCGACACAAGCTGTTGTCGTCGACACCTTGACCTTAAGAATTCATTTACATTAGTTTTTCATTATTGCGATGTGCGTAATCGGGAGCCTCGTCAGGCGCTCCGGTCATCCAAAACACAAAAGTATCCGTGTGCCATTTCCCCGCTTTTCAGACAAATCGGGGACTGGATTTTTGTGTGCCGATTTCGCTGCGCGCATCGTGACAAATCTGTTGACGACTACTATATATAGTAG encodes:
- a CDS encoding pyridoxal phosphate-dependent aminotransferase, which produces MTDDAFQPSLRSNVAPFIAMDVLAEAARLEEEGREIVHMEVGQPSAPAPKAAVEAARAVLDHGRLGYTAALGIAPLRQALSRHYQRQYGVEISPDRIMVTTGSSAGFNLAFLSAFDQGDRVVLTAPGYPAYRNILKALGLVPVEVEVDAETRWCLTPEHLEKVRESGPVKGVLVASPANPTGTMMDADALTKLVQYCDDENIRFISDEIYHGLDYAPGQKSALEISNNAIIINSFSKYYCMTGWRIGWMVLPNQLIRPTERVAQNLYISAPEISQIAATAALDAVQELEEVKAGYVANRNLLLKGLPEVGLDKILPVDGAFYVYADISRYSNDSLVFAKKMLHEAGVAATPGVDFDPVHGHEYLRFSFAGAHDQMKEALVRLSGFLK
- a CDS encoding M48 family metalloprotease — its product is MKDYAKPIFKVAGISQSEPEIILVNDKRFNAFVPDSRRMFINIGVIMDAETPNEVIGVIAHETGHIAGRHLVRLRAAAANAQIIAVIGVLLGAGAAAAGAASGSGQAASGGAAAALSAPSVGKRSLLAYQRGEEAAADRAALRYLNATGQSARGMLKTFQRMSEQQLFSSRFADPYAQSHPMAQERYTGLLNEAQKSKYFNQPDDYVLQYRHDQVRAKLYAFSSHPSATLRAYPRSDKSPAANYARAIAAMKSRGKGAVKEIDALIRTQPNNPYYYELKGQALLEGGDPTSAIAPFRKALSFKPNEPQFLVWLGYALVGANNPAYYAEAERVLKRAIQRDANSGVAYSQLAIAHGRQGERAEADLATAKGLMVRGDFDAAKRYAARAQKSLKRGSPAWVQADDIVAYKPPDLPNRR
- a CDS encoding DsbA family protein, which gives rise to MMHLFTVSKRVCFAAFVLLVSSMPGIVAAQDLDRGEIEKIVREYLLENPEIIAEALNELQRREQEAEEAARLQALNDSADILFNSTRQVVLGNPEGSVTLVEFFDYNCGFCKRAYGDMVRLVEEDPDLRIVLKEFPVLGQASVEAAQVAVAVNSVAPEKYGEFHEALILSRGQANLSSAIAAATSVGVSEADLQVAMATDEAGQTIEEVYTLANRLGLTGTPSYVVGNEVVMGAVGYEELRVKLDAMKDCGQTTC
- the accB gene encoding acetyl-CoA carboxylase biotin carboxyl carrier protein codes for the protein MRNDNKKFDTALIRDLAVLLDETNLSEIELEQGDTRIRVARQMSINAPVSVATPTAVAAPVAAAPAAPKTETVAESPSQSGSTVTSPMVGTAYLSPEPGAAPFIQVGDKVAEGQTILIVEAMKTMNNIPSTKTGTVKQILVDDAQPVEFGEPLIVVE
- the accC gene encoding acetyl-CoA carboxylase biotin carboxylase subunit, whose translation is MFSKILIANRGEIALRILRACKELGIPTVAVHSTADADAMHVRLADESVCIGPPAARDSYLNIPQLLAACEITGADAVHPGYGFLSENARFAEILEAHNIEFIGPTAEHIRVMGDKIQAKQTARDLGIPVVPGSDGEVTASDDAHAIAREIGYPVLVKAAAGGGGRGMKVAQTENDLETALSTARAEAKAAFGDDALYMEKYLGKPRHIEIQVLGDGKGNAVHLGERDCSLQRRHQKVLEEAPSPSLNAEQRDRIGEIVASAMRKLKYRGVGTVEFLYENGEFYFIEMNTRLQVEHPVTEMITGIDLVNEQIRIAAGGDLDMTQDDIKFDGHAIECRINAEDPVTFAPSPGTITYYHPPGGLGVRVDSGVYQGYKIPPYYDSLIGKLIVHGRNRVECMMRLRRCLDEFVVDEIKSTIPLFRDLVDNQAIANGQYDIHWLEKYLADKSN
- the aat gene encoding leucyl/phenylalanyl-tRNA--protein transferase gives rise to the protein MAGYKDDIVMEITPQVLLKAYACGLFPMAESADDPGLFWLEPEQRGILPLDSFHMPRRLRRTIRNDVFEIRVSTDFQRIIDGCAEPMPGRQKTWINREIRRLYGELFEMGYCHTIEAWLDGDLVGGLYGVSLNGAFFGESMFTFKTDASKVCLAHLVARLIVGGYTLLDTQFVTDHLSRFGTLEVSQADYNTRLSEALQLETDFYALSPQASGQEVMTVLDSWKAG
- a CDS encoding NADH:ubiquinone oxidoreductase subunit NDUFA12, producing MKTFLLEFFTWWNSQTMGTRFFTWRKGEFVGEDEAGNKYYKERGGKKRWVIYNGLAEASAIPPGWHGWMHHRVDTPPSEETYHPKHWQQKHNANRTGTPDAYRPNGSILTPEKRPEVTGDYEAWTPGS
- a CDS encoding response regulator; translated protein: MKHHAAFGLSMEDIDAVVVEDSKPMQTILRSILLSFKVARVRVFDSVDEALEASLAEPPNVILTDWRMEPTSGYQFLRLVRHRHMEPLCYVPILFITAHGTRPLVDKALRAGAHHVLVKPVSPSTLFKRLRWLLADDRPMVLENSGFYNIYGIQKTMDEQAEKMQSLAGARLHHKLAIQKRAEVEEVVEEEFVKKPKEEPPPVKEPVFAGVKKGGTKAKHSAAARHIRNAEYVKSKDLKLH